The Streptomyces sp. 11x1 genomic sequence GCCCCGCACTTCAAGACGGAGGGCGGCTTCCCCACGTACCTGGAGGGCGACCTCAAGAACACCACGGACGTCGGACCGCTCCTGGAGCCGAACCTGGAGAAGATCGCCTCCCTGCGGCCCGACCTGATCCTGTCCTCCAAGGTCCGGCACGAGAAGGTCTACGACAAGCTCAGCGCCATCGCCCCGACGGTCTTCACCGAGACCACCGGCGGTGTCTGGAAGGAGAACCTCAAGGTCCACGCCGAGGCGCTGGGCCTGGAGGACGAGGCCGCCGCCAAGCTCAAGGAGTACGAGACGCGGGCCGAGGCGCTCGGCGAGGCGATCAAGAAGAAGGACGGCGCCCTGCCGACCGTCTCCGTGGTCCGCTTCGTCGCCGGCCCGACTCGGCTCTACGCCTCCAACTCCTACAGCGGTGTCGTCCTGAACGACGTCGGCTTCCGGCGCCCGAAGTCGCAGATCTCCGACGACCCGGCAGTCACCATGAAGGACGTCGGCCCGGAGGAGATCGACCAGGCCGACGCCGACCTGATCTTCGTCACCACCGCCGACAGCCCGGACAGGACCCAGCAGAAGCAGGTCACCTCCAACCCCGTCTGGAAGGACCTGCCCGCCGTCGAGGACGGCAAG encodes the following:
- a CDS encoding iron-siderophore ABC transporter substrate-binding protein, with amino-acid sequence MLKRSPLRGFGGPTAALLTVVFGTGLLAACGDSDTTKADDAAQAGADSAAFPRTLKTVMGDVKIPAQPKKVVVLDTGELDDVTLLGVDPVGAVAPHFKTEGGFPTYLEGDLKNTTDVGPLLEPNLEKIASLRPDLILSSKVRHEKVYDKLSAIAPTVFTETTGGVWKENLKVHAEALGLEDEAAAKLKEYETRAEALGEAIKKKDGALPTVSVVRFVAGPTRLYASNSYSGVVLNDVGFRRPKSQISDDPAVTMKDVGPEEIDQADADLIFVTTADSPDRTQQKQVTSNPVWKDLPAVEDGKVFEVPDETWMSGIGVQAAEEMLADIAKATGVELPKQ